A part of Numenius arquata chromosome 2, bNumArq3.hap1.1, whole genome shotgun sequence genomic DNA contains:
- the CLDN20 gene encoding claudin-20 — translation MASASLQFFAFILALFGVFGDITATLLPNWKVNADVGSNIITAITQMQGLWMDCTWYSTGMFSCTLKYSVLSLPVYIQAARTTMVLSCILSAFGICITTVGMKCTKLGGDSDSKSHACFAGGVCFILAGIFGLVPTSWYTREIISNFLDQTIPESSKHEPGGAVYTGFISAGFLLIAGVIFCTSCFKKQQGAWIYPPKQHHFPSTEQESDAGYNLKDYV, via the coding sequence ATGGCATCAGCAAGTCTGCagttctttgcttttattctggctttgtttggtgtttttggaGACATCACGGCTACTTTGCTCCCAAACTGGAAAGTAAATGCAGATGTTGGTTCAAATATCATAACAGCTATAACACAGATGCAAGGGCTCTGGATGGACTGCACATGGTACAGCACTGGGATGTTTAGCTGTACCCTGAAATACTCCGTTCTCTCCCTCCCCGTCTACATCCAGGCTGCGCGGACCACCATGGTACTGTCTTGCATCCTGTCAGCCTTTGGGATCTGCATCACTACAGTTGGAATGAAATGCacaaagttgggaggggacagtgaCAGCAAAAGCCACGCTTGTTTTGCTGGAGGAGTCTGCTTCATTCTGGCAGGAATCTTTGGATTAGTACCAACATCCTGGTACACgagagaaattatttcaaattttctgGACCAGACCATTCCAGAGAGCAGTAAACACGAACCAGGAGGAGCGGTTTATACAGGATTCATTTCAGCAGGGTTTCTGCTTATCGCAGGTGTCATCTTCTGCACTTcctgttttaaaaagcagcaaggagCATGGATTTACCCTCCAAAGCAGCACCACTTCCCATCCACGGAGCAGGAGAGTGATGCAGGTTACAACCTGAAGGACTACGTGTAA